The following are from one region of the Muntiacus reevesi chromosome 3, mMunRee1.1, whole genome shotgun sequence genome:
- the LOC136163162 gene encoding intestinal-type alkaline phosphatase-like: protein MQRACVLLLLGLQLQLSLGLIPVEEENPTFWNHQAAQALDVAKKLQPIQTAAKNVILFLGDGMGVPTVTATRILKGQMNGKPGPETPLAMDQFPYVALSKTYNVDRQVPDSAGTATAYLCGVKGNYKTIGVSAAARYNQCNTTSGNEVTSVMNRAKKAGKSVGVVTTSRVQHASPAGAYAHTVNRNWYSDADLPADAQTYGCQDIATQLVNNMDIDVILGGGRMYMFPEGTPDPEYPYDVNQTGVRKDKRNLVQEWQAKHQGAQYVWNRTELLQAANDSSVTHLMGLFEPADMKYNVQQDHTMDPTLEEMTEAALQVLSRNPRGFYLFVEGGRIDHGHHEGKAYMALTDTVMFDNAIAKANELTSELDTLILVTADHSHVFSFGGYTLRGTSIFGLAPSKASDNKSYTSILYGNGPGYVLGGGSRPDVNDSTSEDPSYQQQAAVPLSSETHGGEDVAVFARGPQAHLVHGVQEETFVAHVMAFAGCVEPYTDCNLPAPSGLSHAAHLAASPPLLALLAGSMLLLLAPALY, encoded by the exons ATGCAGCGGGCCtgcgtgctgctgctgctgggcctgCAGCTACAGCTCTCCCTTGGCCTCATCCCAG TCGAGGAGGAAAACCCCACCTTCTGGAACCACCAGGCAGCCCAGGCCCTCGATGTAGCTAAGAAGCTGCAGCCCATCCAGACAGCCGCCAAGAATGTCATCCTCTTCTTGGGGGACG GGATGGGGGTGCCTACGGTGACAGCCACTCGGATACTAAAGGGGCAGATGAATGGTAAGCCGGGACCTGAGACACCCCTGGCCATGGACCAGTTCCCATACGTGGCTCTGTCCAAG ACATACAACGTGGACAGACAGGTGCCAGACAGCGCAGGCACTGCCACTGCCTACCTGTGTGGGGTCAAGGGCAACTACAAAACCATTGGTGTAAGTGCAGCCGCCCGCTACAACCAGTGCAATACGACAAGTGGCAATGAGGTCACATCTGTGATGAACCGGGCGAAGAAAGCAG GAAAGTCAGTGGGAGTGGTGACCACCTCCAGGGTGCAGCATGCCTCCCCAGCCGGCGCTTATGCACACACGGTGAACCGCAACTGGTACTCAGACGCtgacctgcctgccgatgcacaGACGTATGGCTGCCAGGACATCGCCACACAATTGGTCAACAACATGGATATTGAC GTGATCCTGGGTGGAGGCCGAATGTACATGTTTCCTGAGGGGACCCCAGACCCTGAATACCCATATGATGTCAATCAGACTGGAGTCCGGAAGGACAAGCGGAATCTGGTGCAGGAGTGGCAGGCCAAGCACCAG GGAGCCCAGTATGTGTGGAACCGCACGGAGCTCCTTCAGGCAGCCAATGACTCCAGTGTAACACACCTCATGG GCCTCTTTGAGCCGGCAGACATGAAGTATAATGTTCAGCAAGACCACACTATGGACCCGACcctggaggagatgacagaggcgGCCCTGCAAGTGCTGAGCAGGAACCCCCGGGGCTTCTATCTCTTCGTGGAGG GAGGCCGCATTGACCACGGTCACCATGAAGGCAAAGCTTATATGGCGCTGACTGATACAGTCATGTTTGACAATGCCATCGCCAAGGCCAACGAGCTCACTAGCGAACTGGACACGCTGATCCTTGTCACTGCAGACCACTCCCATGTCTTCTCTTTTGGTGGCTACACACTGCGTGGGACCTCCATTTTCG GTCTGGCCCCCAGCAAGGCCTCAGACAACAAGTCCTACACCTCCATCCTCTATGGCAATGGCCCTGGCTACGTGCTTGGCGGGGGCTCAAGGCCCGATGTTAATGACAGCACAAGCG AGGACCCCTCGTACCAGCAGCAGGCGGCCGTGCCCCTGTCTAGTGAGACCCACGGGGGCGAGGACGTGGCGGTGTTTGCGCGAGGCCCGCAGGCGCACCTGGTGCACGGCGTGCAGGAGGAGACCTTCGTGGCGCACGTCATGGCCTTTGCAGGCTGCGTGGAGCCCTACACCGACTGCAATCTGCCGGCCCCCTCTGGCCTCTCCCATGCCGCGCACCTGGCGGCCAGCCCGCCTTTGCTGGCGCTGCTGGCCGGgtcgatgctgctgctgctggcgccCGCCTTGTACTGA